A stretch of the Ananas comosus cultivar F153 linkage group 14, ASM154086v1, whole genome shotgun sequence genome encodes the following:
- the LOC109719974 gene encoding putative B3 domain-containing protein Os04g0347400, which yields MASGRSSNNPKRPQFFKVLLPGSFDKLWIPRSFANHYISEDRRKATLYSPLGKFWHVNLERSNESNDVFFGGGWREFVRAHDIRVGYLVVFRHEGNMIFTTKVFDLSGCLKAYDETTLNHAGQVLTDIDDGNINVTTNNHSERARRYNFKKRGSYKPISPTPNQLFPHYKNKLRNHSHLTNSSPQFEKTVRPYNLVRKCMNVPETFCMLSGLQDKTVIKLRDSRHRSWPVSFHRYPQFAQLRKGWEEFCEGNNLKEGDKCFFRLVSKKEMHVRIVRN from the exons ATGGCTTCTGGAAGAAGCAGCAATAATCCGAAGAGGCCGCAGTTCTTCAAAGTTCTTCTTCCTGGATCTTTCGACAAGTTG TGGATTCCTCGATCATTCGCGAATCATTACATAAGTGAGGATCGTCGGAAGGCCACATTATATAGCCCTCTTGGCAAGTTTTGGCATGTCAACCTCGAGCGCAGCAACGAATCAAATGATGTTTTCTTTGGCGGCGGTTGGCGGGAATTTGTCAGAGCCCACGACATAAGAGTGGGCTACTTGGTTGTGTTTCGCCACGAAGGAAACATGATCTTCACTACCAAAGTTTTTGATTTGAGTGGATGCCTCAAAGCGTACGATGAGACTACTTTGAATCATGCGGGCCAAGTACTAACAGATATCGATGATGGCAACATTAACGTCACCACAAATA ATCATTCAGAAAGGGCACGGAGATACAACTTCAAAAAAAGAGGATCTTATAAGCCAATTTCACCGACTCCAAACCAACTATTTCCTCACTACAAGAACAAGCTAAGGAACCATTCTCACCTCACAAATTCATCACCTCAATTTGAGAAGACGGTGCGACCGTATAATCTTGTTCGCAAATGCATG AATGTACCAGAAACATTTTGTATGTTGAGCGGACTCCAGGATAAGACCGTGATCAAGCTCCGAGATTCGAGGCACAGATCGTGGCCTGTGAGCTTTCATCGTTATCCTCAATTTGCGCAGCTTAGGAAGGGGTGGGAAGAGTTCTGCGAGGGAAATAACTTGAAGGAAGGTGACAAGTGCTTCTTTCGACTTGTATCAAAAAAGGAAATGCATGTTAGAATAGTGAGAAATTGA
- the LOC109720771 gene encoding uncharacterized protein At1g32220, chloroplastic, with protein sequence MRSIASRLILRSSPSLSRFRSSGQWSSGRAFSTDTSNDQNRVDEPFKVEEAETVKAPPPPSDKLLVLGGNGFVGSHVCKEALDRGLSVSSLSRSGRSSIRESWADKVEWHQGDLLVPDSLKDVMNGVAAVISCVGGFGSNTQMYKINGTANINAIRAAAEQGVKRFVYISAADFGLANYLLQGYYEGKRAAEAELLAKFTYGGVILRPGFIHGTRQVGSMKIPLGLIGSPLEMILQHAKPLNRLPGVGPLFTPPVSVTAVAKVAVRAATDPVFPPGVVDVYGILRFSGQK encoded by the exons atgaggtcGATCGCCTCGCGCTTGATCCTCCGCtcttctccctccctctcccgATTCCG TTCATCAGGTCAGTGGAGTAGTGGAAGAGCCTTTTCTACTGATACTTCCAATGACCAGAATCGTGTCGACGAACCCTTCAAAGTAGAGGAAGCTGAGACAGTAAAAGCTCCACCACCACCTTCAGATAAG TTGCTTGTGTTGGGCGGGAACGGATTTGTTGGTTCACATGTTTGCAAAGAGGCTTTGGATCGAGGCTTGTCTGTTTCTAGCCTTAGCAG ATCTGGAAGGTCATCTATACGCGAATCTTGGGCTGATAAAGTTGAGTGGCATCAAG GTGACCTTCTTGTACCTGATTCATTGAAGGATGTTATGAATGGCGTTGCTGCTGTG ATATCATGTGTTGGAGGTTTTGGGTCAAATACTCAAATGTATAAAATCAATGGAACTGCAAACATTAATGCTATCAGAGCTGCAGCAGAGCAAG GTGTAAAAAGATTTGTGTACATTTCAGCTGCTGATTTTGGTTTGGCAAATTACCTGTTGCAAGGTTATTATGAGGGAAAG AGAGCTGCTGAAGCTGAGTTGTTGGCGAAATTTACTTATGGAG GCGTAATACTCAGGCCAGGTTTCATTCACGGGACTCGTCAAGTCGGGAGCATGAAGATACCTTTGGGCCTTATCGGATCACCACTCGAGATG ATCTTGCAGCATGCAAAGCCACTCAATCGACTTCCCGGGGTCGGTCCGCTGTTCACGCCGCCCGTGAGCGTCACCGCGGTCGCAAAGGTTGCAGTGAGGGCCGCAACAGATCCTGTGTTCCCTCCGGGTGTGGTCGACGTTTACGGAATCCTCCGGTTTAGCGGGCAAAAGTGA